One Rhizoctonia solani chromosome 2, complete sequence DNA segment encodes these proteins:
- a CDS encoding phosphatidylinositol 3- and 4-kinase, producing MKFGAQLWFPLLDLWNTKTRAIKEGLVLIFNLLMPLMMESDDAQFPKSDAIARLNAALDGEPGSRSGLEGLSLDAIRLQIIRDRKAIRSAFETSSFRYGADFTSSHALSWTALQLQADCIAQMLFSTGSSSDTPRRGGKSLRLSSPVLSLLSQIKAVPSTRIYRLQVLLFLVDRHWSKLSTSTQSEVCSTLLAFFSQDDHASSSWAFICCAAIACAQEAVSHSISKNPVSEELSLFWTHAIRKTSVTLECRAACHAANAIARNGHLDDQTLFKDIEAFATDLLVQGPSFPHDSVCAFLVECLRIAGRDARLYRKQLEDKVLGWLSESWNVTETVRNNSRARLDTFSLADILELLQASCVMTRRILPIAAPLLPDCVTTEVMLERHQSDLIRDFLIHAQLPAFRPNASRRSGTREPIAPNSLSNTAQIPDSDLTVPNDRARKSSAFLLKSLGTLLAEWDSAKDASLMSREAARRAADLACLALWFEASLVSDGMRSNGRVIKAACSLIQNIIPCISASRWAADERATILVAFSVLINEGEDTIEHTPWKGIMDPDVDTGIKRRALAQMIHRNAPGTEEESKARRGLLQKIWRSSEAYNYQAQDIFVELSRFLRQSLHSLRPASPGEEKASGLDADGFSEIRTVNSEGSARAVDSWITSRASCALVSFATRFLTAVPAFQSPTLEPARDRDLLQLLQSCDGHAFFALAPSVFECIRRQYLHMDHSDLESTLDHLGDLLKSYAHPRCEKMQLVLITFLECTIFLWVQRDNSEKDFGVQSRVLLHWLSEMLVTQKILSWKARDKFTVLMSHYIALDPQQSIWSTPSDDEIDALSSEYLPGTMLVNLGTDCDIRVRVRAAEATAGVFRSLKYTDTNPMAFYQDVRAQLSITTDDFEGMLTRFMALGNVMVVSSSVRRGPYWHLLETCYHSTAFSRHMESILIAVADRMGLANLSQLFEAYASQIAFSTCLAQKDLAQIPFHLLGYNSMQERTEESFRLVGPTLLLVGGLREPVSHGIKQFQDLCKNIGISESQGLRNCFHDVIGLSVVFYHEESLDEETHKLSQEATADLKDVLLKRANDACPPEEVAQDYLIRVAPQIVVSIVRTINGAPDEDISNAFEQQGKRSAAKDFQAFQYYWGEYDFPVHDPVLPAFKPQTVIASLFWFLENHSTLFVESHLAYHVAHHLFTAINKSPLVNEQLRLLRALSIVVACLKQFRKDWTLLRTLIHGYSLLLTQPDLARMAQSALDWCLLSVPKHVAAITSSSPRLEVLGRMGRIAYDYTRESDEFMRHLGDKLMDWVEGVTAKLEKQASTSLGDAQNLHPEILNVLALWPRELKYSELVLRAEELDSDNMSYILQHYASNASKFRTVHRLLSITHHETHYEDSRQSAFAKADFWHLKSCIPLGDEIQNEDAAAFTELLFLNKGNVRTLTSDRHDAHSVDAIHRSSAVKNKRDSTSPLSAILVVLFDLVYSEDPAKVFIAYQTIGRLSNLEVDLVNFPGTPSISRGVQQERAFYPQHAEFPLIIQPRLLDELLVAEDLKNSATDYSLWICTLSSYFCAVLSTIKSQEFFAQLVEVVRTDEIIAKQLLPVLVHAVLQHEDHQLGIPKDRYGTGTARSRISSYFTELLTRDSISISIVDCLIQVVLHLRNFYPLSGPEPRDMLVYNHWLDIDYRLLSEGALRCGAYTTGILFLELYEDRIHDFPDDTVTRSTEEILYDIYSHIDEPDGFYAFQFFGAMFESPGASASSTPGVLHSLQSFGFENMAMTMINGSKNAHVPSTDDGYTLGWRTETWDLPVSTDNLPPGSSLYYALRAVHQERDPSVIQLRVCDARRNEMERLRALGSEDMSHIKKSIRALMCIGEVRKFLEPQDSIAFHKTFSSLSQDFEFEDYESLVATRLSLIRANIYKNRAMQIGNIDSEDTKRLLQYEQDLLIKLSQAARDSQKNQIALNSIIRAGNGAQNNGFEFAQEYASVIWANQEQKTAVSFLKQFLGQPEDKCRRSPKDLVPSAQLLSLLGTWASDARLEQPMDIREKYFWRAEKMLQELHQHPSHAIVYRRYAEFAEEQYDTALKLSPEVRRLKARMDRKKNELAQIGETLRRSAGNAQLTQQQRKSQALLKADTEQFDRHTESQRVFLEQAIEMYARCLVADDSENNDTIIRFCSLWFANFSDHALNTSVLRGALQQIPSHKFAFLAHQISARLSTTADPSHSNIRNLMARLCHDHPFHTLYQVYALASTSAGGSAVTTSNRRQSRTLAADPQLQTKRDEAARNILERLQQDQSVGKRVVQFVQLCNACLQWAKYSLKQDKALKDSKNKVVPQHMELAKLKDLDVPVSTAYTSIDMTCRYEDNIIRLTRYGTRFSTAGGINLPKINDCIGEDGERYKQLFKGEGEDDLRQDAVMEQVFELVNILLKRDRASKRRNLRVRTYKVIPLASQAGLLEFVTNTMPIGGWLLNAHKKYNPGDWQPPVCTDHLRKARATGKPQVLLDMFMEIRKNFRPVMRHFFTEAHKLPTAWFDMRLNYQRSVATTSIVGHVLGLGDRHLSNILIHNMTGEVVHIDLGIAFDQGRLLPIPETVPFRLTADIVDGLGSTGTEGVFRRCAEETLRVLRDQASVIKTILEVFNHDPLHSWSAAPVKIKHIQGTADTDMDGMGLDTAEAEAADRALSSVARKLDTSMSVEYTVNDLIATATDPANLSQLFVVTRDP from the exons ATGAAGTTTGGCGCTCAACTCTGGTTTCCATTATTGGACCTGTGGAATACCAAGACTCGGGCTATCAAGGAAGGACTTGTACTTATATTTAACCTTCTGATGCCTTTGATGATGGAGAGTGATGATGCCCAGTTTCCTAAATCCGATGCGATTGCACGACTGAATGCGGCGTTAGACGGGGAACCTGGAAGTCGCTCTGGCCTTGAAGGCCTCTCACTTGATGCCATTCGGCTACAAATAATTCGAGACCGAAAGGCTATCCGCAGTGCCTTCGAGACCAGCTCGTTCCGATATGGCGCAGATTTCACCTCGTCACACGCACTATCCTGGACTGCATTGCAACTTCAGGCCGATTGTATCGCTCAG ATGCTTTTTTCTACAGGTTCAAGCTCAGACACACCACGACGGGGAGGCAAGAGTCTGCGATTATCAAGTCCGGTCTTGTCACTGTTGTCTCAAATCAAAGCAGTCCCCTCGACCCGAATCTATCGATTGCAGGTTCTGTTATTCCTGGTAGATCGACACTGGAGCAAGCTCTCAACTTCGACTCAATCCGAGGTGTGCTCGACATTGCTCGCGTTTTTCTCTCAGGATGACCATGCGTCATCCTCATGGGCGTTTATTTGTTGTGCAGCTATTGCCTGTGCCCAAGAGGCTGTTTCCCATTCAATCTCAAAAAACCCCGTTTCTGAGGAGCTCTCGCTTTTTTGGACGCACGCCATTCGTAAAACGAGTGTGACTCTAGAGTGTAGAGCAGCTTGTCATGCAGCGAACGCGATCGCTCGGAACGGGCATCTCGACGACCAAACGCTTTTCAAGGACATCGAAGCATTCGCAACTGACCTCCTAGTTCAAGGTCCCTCATTTCCCCATGATAGCGTGTGCGCGTTTCTGGTCGAGTGCTTGCGGATCGCTGGTCGAGATGCCCGTCTATATCGAAAGCAACTTGAAGACAAAGTACTTGGTTGGCTATCTGAGTCTTGGAACGTAACAGAAACTGTGCGAAATAACTCACGAGCACGTCTAGACACATTTTCACTGGCCGATATTTTAGAACTTTTGCAGGCCTCTTGTGTGATGACTCGTCGTATCCTTCCCATCGCTGCCCCCCTCCTCCCTGATTGTGTAACTACCGAAGTCATGCTAGAGCGCCATCAGAGCGATTTGATTCGAGATTTCCTTATCCATGCTCAGCTCCCCGCGTTTCGTCCCAATGCGTCCCGTAGGTCTGGCACTCGTGAGCCTATAGCACCGAATTCACTCAGTAATACGGCGCAAATACCTGATAGTGATCTCACCGTACCCAACGACCGTGCCCGAAAATCATCTGCATTTCTTCTCAAGTCTCTTGGTACCCTGCTAGCGGAATGGGACTCTGCAAAGGATGCCTCTCTCATGTCCCGTGAAGCGGCACGTAGGGCCGCAGATCTGGCATGCCTCGCTCTATGGTTTGAGGCCTCGCTAGTCTCCGATGGCATGCGTTCCAATGGTCGCGTAATTAAGGCTGCGTGTAGCCTGATTCAGAATATCATCCCTTGCATTTCCGCGTCTAGGTGGGCGGCTGACGAACGTGCAACGATATTGGTCGCATTTAGCGTACTAATTAATGAGGGAGAAGATACAATTGAGCACACGCCCTGGAAGGGAATAATGGATCCTGACGTAGACACTGGTATCAAGCGGCGGGCTCTTGCTCAAATGATCCACCGAAACGCCCCCGGGACAGAAGAGGAATCCAAGGCCCGACGAGGATTATTGCAGAAGATCTGGCGTTCATCGGAGGCAT ATAATTATCAGGCTCAAGATATATTTGTAGAATTATCGCGGTTCCTGCGTCAGTCTCTTCACAGTCTAAGACCAGCTAGTCCAGGTGAAGAAAAGGCCTCTGGTTTGGATGCCGATGGATTTTCAGAAATCAGGACAGTAAATTCTGAGGGGAGCGCGCGAGCTGTTGATAGCTGGATAACTTCCCGTGCATCCTGTGCTCTTGTATCGTTTGCGACTCGCTTCTTAACAGCCGTTCCTGCATTTCAGTCACCTACCTTGGAGCCAGCTCGCGACAGAGACCTGTTACAGCTTTTGCAATCATGCGATGGTCACGCCTTCTTCGCTCTTGCTCCCAGTGTTTTCGAGTGTATTCGTCGCCAATACCTCCATATGGACCACTCAGACTTGGAGAGTACTCTTGATCACCTTGGCGACCTTCTCAAGTCTTACGCGCATCCCCGTTGTGAGAAGATGCAACTTGTTTTGATTACATTCTTAGAATGTACTATCTTCCTCTGGGTCCAGCGAGATAACTCTGAAAAGGACTTTGGAGTTCAATCACGCGTCTTGCTCCACTGGCTTTCCGAGATGTTAGTCACACAGAAGATACTTTCGTGGAAGGCCAGGGATAAGTTTACTGTGCTCATGAGCCACTACATTGCGCTCGACCCGCAACAGTCTATTTGGTCCACTCCTTCAGACGATGAAATAGACGCGTTGTCCTCCGAATACTTGCCAGGCACGATGCTTGTTAACCTGGGTACCGATTGCGATATACGAGTAAGAGTTAGGGCTGCAGAGGCCACCGCTGGAGTATTCAGATCGTTGAAATACACCGACACCAACCCTATGGCTTTTTATCAAGACGTACGAGCGCAACTTTCTATCACAACGGATGA CTTTGAGGGTATGCTTACTCGGTTCATGGCCTTGGGAAACGTGATGGTGGTTAGCTCGTCCGTCCGAAGAGGCCCATATTGGCACTTGCTCGAAACCTGTTATCATTCGACTGCTTTCAGCCGCCACATGGAGTCCATCCTCATTGCAGTGGCAGATCGAATGGGCTTGGCCAACCTTTCTCAGCTATTCGAGGCGTACGCTTCTCAAATCGCATTCTCTACATGCTTAGCCCAAAAAGATCTTGCGCAGATTCCTTTTCATTTATTAGGCTACAATTCCATGCAAGAGCGCACCGAAGAGTCTTTCAGGCTTGTTGGTCCTACACTTTTGCTCGTCGGCGGCCTTAGAGAACCTGTCTCGCATGGAATCAAACAGTTCCAAGACTTGTGTAAAAACATTGGCATCTCTGAATCGCAGGGTTTACGAAATTGCTTCCACGATGTCATCGGACTTTCCGTTGTTTTCTACCACGAAGAGAGCCTTGATGAAGAGACACATAAATTGTCACAAGAGGCCACTGCCGATCTCAAAGATGTTCTCTTGAAGCGGGCCAATGACGCTTGTCCCCCGGAGGAGGTCGCCCAAGATTATCTCATACGAGTTGCTCCCCAGATCGTGGTCTCCATTGTTCGAACTATCAACGGGGCTCCAGATGAGGATATATCTAACGCCTTTGAACAACAAGGAAAGAGGAGTGCGGCCAAAGATTTCCAAGCATTCCAATACTATTGGGGCGAATACGACTTTCCCGTACACGATCCAGTTTTGCCTGCTTTCAAACCGCAGACCGTTATTGCATCgctcttctggttcctggaAAATCATTCGACTTTGTTTGTCGAATCACACCTTGCCTATCATGTTGCGCACCATTTATTCACAGCTATCAATAAATCGCCCTTGGTCAACGAACAACTTCGCCTTTTACGTGCTCTCAGCATAGTTGTTGCCTGTCTTAAACAATTTCGCAAGGATTGGACTCTTCTTCGTACTCTCATACATGGGTATTCGCTCCTCCTTACTCAGCCCGATCTTGCTAGAATGGCCCAATCGGCGCTCGATTGGTGTCTTTTATCCGTTCCAAAGCACGTAGCTGCGATTACCTCAAGCTCACCAAGGCTCGAAGTTCTCGGAAGAATGGGCCGAATTGCCTATGACTACACGCGAGAGAGCGACGAATTTATGCGCCATTTGGGGGACAAACTCATGGATTGGGTGGAAGGCGTTACCGCCAAATTGGAGAAACAGGCTTCCACTTCCCTAGGAGATGCTCAAAACCTCCATCCCGAAATTCTCAATGTTCTTGCGCTGTGGCCCAGAGAGCTTAAATACTCGGAGCTGGTTCTGCGCGCTGAGGAGCTGGACTCGGATAACATgtcttatatattacaacaCTACGCATCCAACGCCAGTAAATTCCGAACTGTGCATCGGCTTTTATCAATTACTCATCATGAGACTCACTACGAAGACTCTCGGCAATCCGCTTTTGCGAAAGCAGACTTCTGGCACCTCAAATCTTGTATCCCTCTGGGCGACGAGATTCAGAATGAAGATGCTGCGGCATTTACTGAGCTGCTCTTCCTAAATAAAGGAAACGTTCGAACATTGACTTCAGACCGGCACGATGCACACTCAGTGGATGCCATCCATCGTTCCTCAGCGGTCAAAAACAAACGAGATTCCACTTCACCACTGTCAGCTATATTGGTCGTTCTATTCGACCTGGTTTATTCTGAAGATcccgccaaggtctttattGCCTATCAAACGATCGGTCGGCTATCGAATCTGGAGGTCGATCTGGTTAATTTCCCCGGGACCCCTTCGATTTCGAGGGGAGTTCAGCAAGAACGTGCATTCTACCCTCAACATGCAGAGTTTCCTCTTATAATCCAACCTCGATTGCTGGATGAGCTATTGGTGGCAGAAGATCTCAAGAACTCAGCAACAGATTACTCCTTGTGGATTTGCACGCTGAGCTCATATTTTTGCGCTGTGTTATCCACAATCAAAAGTCAAGAATTCTTTGCCCAATTAGTAGAAGTCGTTCGAACTGATGAAATAATCGCCAAACAACTTCTTCCTGTCCTAGTCCACGCAGTACTGCAACACGAAGATCACCAACTTGGAATTCCCAAGGATCGATATGGCACAGGTACCGCCAGGTCGCGAATATCGTCCTACTTTACCGAGCTTCTCACCCGAGATTCCATTTCCATTTCAATCGTCGACTGTCTGATACAAGTCGTGTTGCACTTGCGAAATTTCTATCCTCTATCTGGCCCAGAGCCTCGGGATATGTTGGTCTACAACCATTGGTTAGATATCGACTATCGGCTGCTCAGTGAAGGAGCTCTCCGCTGCGGTGCCTACACGACTGGGATACTTTTCCTAGAATTATACGAGGATCGAATCCACGATTTCCCTGATGATACTGTTACCCGCAGTACCGAAGAAATCCTCTACGATATCTACAGCCACATTGACGAGCCTGACGGATTTTATG CCTTCCAGTTCTTTGGTGCGATGTTCGAAAGCCCTGGAGCATCAGCTTCTAGTACTCCGGGTGTGTTGCATTCCCTACAATCTTTTGGGTTTGAGAACATGGCTATGACAATGATCAATGGTTCAAAGAACGCTCATGTCCCTTCAACGGACGATGGATATACGCTGGGTTGGCGCACAGAAACATGGGATCTTCCTGTCTCCACCGATAATCTTCCTCCAGGCTCATCCCTTTATTACGCACTCAGGGCTGTTCACCAGGAGAGAGACCCTTCGGTGATCCAGTTACGCGTCTGTGATGCCCGCCGGAATGAAATGGAGCGTCTCAGAGCACTTGGTTCGGAAGATATGTCTCATATCAAAAAATCGATCCGTGCACTCATGTGTATCGGTGAAGTTCGGAAATTCCTAGAGCCACAAGATTCGATAGCTTTCCACAAGACGTTTTCGTCGCTTTCACAAGATTTTGA ATTTGAAGACTACGAGTCACTAGTTGCCACTCGGCTCTCGTTAATCCGGGCCAATATTTACAAAAATCGCGCCATGCAAATAGGCAATATAGACTCCGAAGACACCAAGAGGCTCCTCCAATATGAGCAAGACCTGCTCATCAAATTGTCCCAGGCTGCAAGAGATTCTCAAAAAAACCAGATTGCACTCAACTCAATTATCCGGGCTGGAAATGGTGCACAGAACAACGGGTTTGAATTCGCCCAAGAATACGCGAGCGTGATATGGGCTAATCAAGAACAGAAAACGGCAGTCAGTTTCCTCAAGCAATTCCTGGGCCAACCGGAGGATAAGTGTAGGCGTTCTCCCAAAGATTTGGTTCCCTCTGCGCAATTACTGTCCCTCCTT GGAACATGGGCTTCGGATGCTCGTTTGGAACAACCCATGGATATTCGGGAGAAATATTTTTGGCGCGCTGAAAAAATGCTTCAAGAGCTGCACCAACATCCATCACATGCGATTGTTTACCGCCGATATGCCGAATTTGCAGAGGAGCAGTACGATACGGCGCTCAAATTATCTCCCGAAGTGCGACGTCTCAAGGCAAGGATGGACCGCAAAAAGAACGAACTCGCTCAAATAGGAGAAACATTGAGAAGATCTGCTGGGAACGCCCAGTTAACTCAACAACAACGTAAATCCCAAGCACTTCTCAAAGCAGACACCGAGCAGTTCGATAGGCATACCGAATCTCAGCGAGTATTCTTGGAGCAAGCCATTGAAATGTACGCCCGCTGTCTAGTCGCAGATGATTCAGAAAACAACGATACTATCATTCGATTCTGTTCACTCTGGTTCGCTAATTTCTCGGATCACGCTCTGAATACATCGGTACTTCGAGGAGCACTTCAGCAAATCCCATCGCATAAATTCGCCTTTCTTGCCCATCAGATTTCCGCTCGCTTGTCCACCACTGCCGACCCAAGTCATTCAAAtatccgcaatctcatggctcGCCTCTGTCATGACCACCCGTTTCACACACTTTACCAAGTATACGCGCTTGCTTCcacaagtgcaggtggttcaGCAGTAACTACGTCTAACCGGCGCCAGTCACGAACTTTGGCGGCCGATCCTCAGTTACAGACTAAACGAGACGAAGCGGCTCGCAATATACTGGAAAGGCTTCAGCAGGACCAGTCCGTCGGAAAACGAGTTGTCCAATTCGTCCAACTCTGCAACGCGTGCCTTCAATGGGCGAAATACTCACTGAAGCAAGACAAGGCTCTCAAAGATAGCAAGAACAAGGTAGTGCCACAACACATGGAGCTGGCCAAATTAAAGGACTTGGACGTACCTGTCTCCACAGCATACACGTCCATCGATATGACTTGCCGGTACGAAGACAACATTATTCGATTGACCCGTTATGGAACCCGATTCTCAACCGCTGGCGGGATCAACCTTCCCAAAATCAACGATTGCATTGGCGAAGACGGGGAGAGATACAAACAGCTG TTCAAAGGGGAAGGAGAAGACGACTTACGACAAGATGCAGTCATGGAACAGGTTTTCGAGCTCGTCAATATCCTACTGAAGCGAGATCGTGCTAGCAAAAGACGCAATCTTAGAGTCCGAACTTACAAGGTCATTCCACTTGCTTCCCAAGCTGGcttgttggaatttgtcACGAACACGATGCCTATAGGAGGATGGCTCCTCAATGCGCACAAAAA GTACAACCCCGGAGACTGGCAACCCCCTGTATGCACCGATCATTTGCGAAAGGCCCGTGCGACAGGGAAACCACAGGTACTCCTCGATATGTTCATGGAAATCCGAAAGAATTTCAGACCGGTCATGCGTCACTTTTTTACCGAAGCTCACAAACTCCCCACCGCCTGGTTTGATATGCGACTCAACTACCAACGTTCTGTCGCCACAACGTCAATAGTGGGGCACGTTCTCGGACTGGGTGACAGGCACTTGTCGAATATTTTGATTCACAATATGACAGGAGAGGTAGTGCATATTGATCTCGGGATTGCCTTTGACCAG GGCCGACTATTGCCAATTCCCGAGACTGTTCCATTCCGACTGACGGCGGACATTGTCGATGGTCTGGGATCCACTGGAACCGAGGGCGTATTCAGAAGATGTGCAGAGGAGACTCTTCGTGTGCTCCGTGACCAGGCGAGTGTGATCAAGACCATCTTGGAAGTCTTCAACCACGATCCTTTGCATTCATG GTCTGCTGCCCCTGTCAAAATCAAGCACATCCAAGGTACAGCGGACACGGATATGGATGGTATGGGGCTCGATACTGCAGAGGCTGAGGCAGCAGATCGTGCGCTCTCTTCTGTCGCACGAAAATTGGATACTTCAATGAGCGTCGAATATACTGTGAATGATCTGATTGCTACCGCGACAGATCCAGCGAACTTGTCCCAACTTTTTGTTG TAACCCGTGATCCCTAA
- a CDS encoding DNA repair metallo-beta-lactamase, translating to MSTPEVSQKRKQDVAAEESHTLLSFFVSKRLKRDSVVPGPSVTPGTHKTGARKPDVIIISDDEGCIGTSPTEDVLDLSFSDPIDYHDHGIHAIEDDAIEDVDVPESSIAIPSETPRCLGNQLLASSVELRTCRVCGLVLLDSTAKEISDHIDECLAKPPKTSTEALIVVIPLQLDKKGGLGCCGYYQQYKTQCQANKFVGKAKVSTRTGDNPKKRKPAPFYKVMPGMPIAVDAFCYGKIPEVTAYFLSHAHSDHYTNLSSSWKNGPIYCSCEMDISVDSAGFNRLEAVTTANLIKHMLREVIAISRIYIAEISRVPAHALHPAIHGQKLDTVYLDTTYLNPKYCFPPQTMVINACAELAKRYIQEDKAIQTKNGKQKSLPALLINPAGKGGLGQHLSAGASGDLGRGVLVVVGTYTIGKERIVKAIAKSLSSKIYSAQVHVLPLGQITIESLSEYLVLNQAQYDRILGFRPTGWTYTPPVGQNIAPTIDQILSQAQAHEYTASDLRPQRGSNPRVTYMASHTQNILPSGN from the exons ATGTCCACACCTGAAGTATCTCAAAAAAGGAAGCAAGACGTAGCTGCTGAAGAATCCCACACACTATTGAGCTTCTTTGTTTCCAAACGGCTCAAGCGGGATTCTGTAGTTCCTGGTCCTTCAGTCACTCCTGGCACACACAAAACAGGCGCAAGGAAACCTGACGTCATCATTATATCTGATGATGAAGGGTGTATTGGAACTTCCCCGACCGAGGACGTACTGGATTTAAGTTTTAGCGACCCGATAGATTACCATGATCACGGAATACACGCCATCGAGGACGACGCAATTGAGGATGTTGATGTACCTGAATCAAGTATTGCTATACCTTCCGAAACTCCAAGATGTCTAGGAAACCAATTGTTGGCCAGTTCTGTGGAGCTTAGGACCTGTCGCGTTTGTGGCTTAGTACTGTTGGATTCTACAGCAAAG GAAATCAGCGACCACATTGACGAGTGTCTTGCCAAACCTCCGAAGACCTCAACGGAGGCACTGATTGTGGTCATTCCACTCCAATTGG ACAAGAAAGGAGGCCTGGGATGCTGTGGATACTATCAACAATACAAAACGCAATGCCAAGCGAATAAATTCGTAGGAAAAGCAAAAGTATCGACTAGAACTGGGGACAATCcgaaaaaaaggaaaccagCTCCTTTTTATAAG GTTATGCCTGGAATGCCTATCGCTGTGGATGCCTTTTGTTATGGAAAGATTCCGGAAGTAACAGCATACTTCCTTTC ACACGCTCATTCCGACCATTACACAAATCTATCCTCGAGTTGGAAAAATGGACCGATATATTGTTCTTGTGAGATGGACATTTCTGTTGATAGCGCTGGTTTTAATCGTTTAGAGGCAGTAACAACTGCAAACCTTATCAAACACATGCTTCGT GAAGTGATCGCCATTTCACGTATCTACATTGCGGAGATTTCGCGCGTGCCAGCACATGCTTTACATCCGGCGATACATGGTCAAAAGTTGGACACTGTTTATCTTGATACCACTTACTTAAACCCCAAA TATTGTTTTCCGCCTCAAACAATGGTCATAAACGCATGTGCTGAGCTAGCAAAGCGCTATATACAAGAAGACAAGGCTatacaaacaaaaaacgGCAAACAAAAGTCACTCCCAGCTTTATTAATTAACCCGGCGGGGAAGGGCG GCCTTGGCCAACACCTCTCCGCAGGAGCTTCCGGCGATTTGGGAAGAGGGGTTTTAGTGGTTGTTGGGACATATACGATTGGCAAAGAGCGAATTGTCAAAG CTATCGCAAAAAGCTTATCGTCTAAAATTTATT CTGCACAGGTTCATGTTCTTCCCCTCGGACAAATCACTATCGAAAGTTTAAGCGAATATCTAGTACTCAATCAGGCTCAATACGACCGAATACTAGGTTTCAGGCCCACTGGTTGGAC ATATACGCCCCCGGTTGGGCAGAATATCGCACCCACTATTGATCAAATTCTCTCCCAAGCACAAGCTCACGAGTATACGGCAAGTGATTTACGGCCACAGCGCGGCTCTAACCCACGGGTTACATATATGGCGTCCCATACTCAGAACATTCTTCCTTCCGGGAATTAA
- a CDS encoding methyltransferase domain protein: protein MAPDRFEVDDQPYTYDGTEGVVYHFQVLCMGYPTFLLTIQTQTPLLYAHNTRRAPYLHKMHERISKTWDEQESRRLDHEHFALKLVLGRNYVGPVASHLRHDPMAPRKRVLDIGTQQGTWVQEMASEFPHVEFVSLDFSPMAAHIPPDASFDMVHVGNYQFLIQELYRVLRPGGLLISGEFENETYGADNPNTPLGDASPRLSRALAFVRQALAAQGVTVDAGRQLPDMLNDSKLFPPISHSTSPDFSSESDSDDSRGTFSSTGTCESCVPGLSTSHTMANLTDTGFVDVTPSTFYIPATPWPDPCTHPHLYEAGCRVVIGIQHGWPSLVPLLTAHAGLSTEDARDAVTGAVEERFVDLSLKHIMKFHTVWAYKVQGTFAE, encoded by the exons ATGGCCCCCGACAGATTCGAAGTAGATGATCAGCCCTACACCTACGACGGAACCGAGGGAGTTGTGTACCATTTCCAGGTGCTGTGTATGGGGTATCCGACTTTTCTCCTTACGATACAGACTCAGACACCGCTTCTGTATGCTCACAACACTCGGCGAGCACCCTATCTTCACAAGATGCACGAG CGTATTTCGAAGACGTGG GATGAACAGGAAAGTCGCAGGCTTGACCATGAGCATTTTGCATTGAAGTTGGTCTTGGGACGCAATTATGTTGGCCCAGTGGCTTCCCACCTCCGACATGATCCCATGGCTCCACGAAAGCGTGTTCTCGATATAGGTACTCAACAGGGAACTTG GGTGCAGGAAATGGCGTCAGAGTTCCCGCATGTAGAGTTCGTAAGCCTGGACTTTTCGCCAATGGCCGCGCATATACCCC CGGACGCCAGCTTTGATATGGTCCAT GTCGGGAACTACCAGTTTTTGATTCAGGAGCTATACCGGGTGCTTCGACCAGGGGGACTGCTTATATCTGGGGAATTTGAAAACGAAACCTATGGCGCAGATAATCCGAACACCCCCTTGGGTGATGCTTCTCCCAGACTCAGTCGCGCGCTCGCATTCGTACGCCAAGCTCTAGCTGCACAAGGTGTTACAGTCGATGCGGGCCGCCAACTTCCAGACATGCTAAACGACTCTAAACTGTTTCCACCTATCTCGCATTCAACCTCCCCCGATTTCAGTTCCGAGTCGGATAGTGACGACTCTAGGGGAACTTTCAGCAGCACCGGCACGTGTGAGTCTTGCGTACCAGGACTTTCAACTTCACATACCATGGCCAATCTAACCGACACTGGATTCGTCGATGTCACCCCCTCCACATTTTATATCCCAGCTACACCCTGGCCGGACCCTTGCACTCATCCTCATTTATATGAGGCTGGCTGTCGAGTGGTAATTGGTATCCAACATGGATGGCCAAGTCTCGTTCCTCTCCTCACGGCTCATGCTGGACTTTCAACGGAAGATGCGCGTGACGCTGTGACTGGGGCTGTGGAAGAACGCTTCGTCGATTTAAGCCTAAAGCACATCATGAAATTTCATACTGTGTGGGCCTATAAGGTCCAAGGAACATTTGCCGAGTAA